A window of the Cellvibrio sp. pealriver genome harbors these coding sequences:
- the ppa gene encoding inorganic diphosphatase — MSFELVPAGKSLPDDFYVVIEIPMNSGIKYEIDKDSNSLFVDRLVSTAMYYPCNYGYIPQTLCGDGDAADVLVVFPQPVQAGSVIRCRPLGVLKMTDEAGEDAKIVAVPHDKLTTIYSNVKTLQDLPEITLKQIEHFFEHYKDLEKGKWVKVAGWGDLEEARAEILKAAETFKSSK, encoded by the coding sequence ATGAGTTTTGAACTTGTCCCCGCTGGCAAAAGCCTGCCCGATGACTTCTACGTTGTTATCGAAATCCCTATGAATTCCGGCATCAAATACGAGATCGACAAAGACAGTAATTCACTGTTTGTTGACCGTTTGGTTAGCACTGCCATGTACTATCCATGCAACTATGGTTACATCCCGCAAACCCTGTGTGGCGATGGCGATGCCGCTGACGTGTTGGTGGTATTCCCTCAGCCAGTACAAGCAGGTTCCGTGATTCGCTGCCGTCCACTGGGCGTGCTGAAGATGACCGACGAAGCTGGCGAAGATGCAAAAATCGTTGCTGTTCCGCACGACAAGCTGACCACCATTTACAGCAATGTCAAAACTCTGCAAGACCTGCCGGAAATTACCCTGAAGCAGATCGAGCACTTTTTTGAACACTACAAAGACCTGGAAAAAGGCAAGTGGGTTAAAGTGGCAGGCTGGGGCGATCTGGAAGAAGCGCGCGCTGAAATCCTTAAAGCCGCTGAAACATTCAAAAGCAGCAAGTAA
- the aga27 gene encoding alpha-galactosidase Aga27 has product MGAQVYAQKFEQIARTPQLGWNSWNTFGCNVNEKMIREMADAMVSSGMKDAGYEYINIDDCWHGERDKNGFIQADKKHFPSGMKALADYVHAKGLKLGIYSDAGNTTCAGRPGSRGHEYQDALTYASWGIDYVKYDWCDTKDINPVSAYSTMRDAIYKAGRPMLFSICEWGDNKPWDWAKDVGHSWRTTGDIYPCWNCEHNHGSWSSWGVLPILDKQTGLRKFAGPGHWNDMDMMEVGNGMTADEDRAHFSLWAMMASPLIAGNDLRNMSDATKQLLTHKDTLAINQDKLGIQAMKWIDEGAIEIFIKPLEKGDYAVLFLNRDDVARDYSLDWNFHYMKDDISKHEIFFDKKRFNWRDIWTGEKGTTGSQYTTRIPAHGVVVLRLSPQ; this is encoded by the coding sequence ATGGGTGCACAAGTGTATGCACAAAAATTTGAACAGATAGCTAGAACACCGCAGTTGGGTTGGAACAGTTGGAATACATTTGGTTGTAACGTGAATGAAAAAATGATTCGCGAAATGGCGGATGCGATGGTCAGCAGCGGCATGAAAGATGCGGGTTATGAATACATTAATATCGATGATTGCTGGCACGGCGAGCGCGATAAAAATGGTTTTATCCAAGCCGATAAAAAACATTTTCCGTCCGGTATGAAAGCGCTTGCCGATTATGTTCACGCAAAAGGTTTAAAGCTTGGTATTTATTCGGATGCAGGTAACACCACCTGCGCAGGTCGCCCGGGCAGCCGCGGGCATGAATACCAGGACGCACTTACTTATGCGAGTTGGGGCATCGATTATGTGAAATACGATTGGTGCGATACCAAAGACATTAATCCCGTTTCTGCGTACTCAACCATGCGCGATGCAATTTACAAAGCGGGCCGGCCAATGTTGTTCAGTATTTGTGAGTGGGGCGATAACAAACCATGGGACTGGGCAAAAGATGTTGGCCATTCATGGCGCACCACAGGCGATATTTATCCTTGCTGGAACTGCGAGCACAATCACGGCTCATGGTCTTCATGGGGCGTGTTGCCGATCCTTGATAAGCAAACAGGTTTGCGCAAGTTTGCCGGTCCCGGGCATTGGAATGATATGGATATGATGGAAGTGGGCAATGGTATGACGGCTGATGAAGATCGCGCACACTTTTCGCTGTGGGCGATGATGGCATCGCCACTAATTGCAGGAAATGATTTGCGCAACATGAGCGACGCCACCAAACAATTGCTCACCCATAAGGATACCTTGGCGATTAATCAGGATAAGTTGGGTATCCAAGCCATGAAGTGGATTGATGAAGGCGCTATTGAAATTTTTATCAAGCCATTGGAAAAAGGTGATTACGCGGTGCTGTTTTTAAATCGCGATGACGTCGCGCGCGATTACAGTCTGGATTGGAATTTTCATTACATGAAAGACGATATTAGCAAGCATGAAATTTTCTTTGATAAAAAGCGCTTCAACTGGCGCGATATCTGGACTGGTGAAAAAGGTACTACGGGCAGCCAATACACAACCCGTATTCCTGCCCATGGTGTTGTTGTGCTGCGTTTGAGTCCGCAATAA
- a CDS encoding MFS transporter, protein MHDSTAGATTGVAPKLSLREKIGYSLGDAAANFVWRSGFFIPVFYTDTFGIAAAHATILILIVRLSDGLTDIMMGSIADRTKTKQGKFRPWILWSTPFLALFLALIFTTPDFSYTGKLIYAFVIYFCLTLAYTANNVPYGALMGVMTDSVKERASLSSFRFIGAFTGGLLVMTSLPELVEILGKGNEAVGYQRTMLIFAVLLIVFLLITYKTTKERIEPPTQLHGTFWEEMKDLFANLPVILVPVFGISLFIITLAMQDWPATYKYIALGFMLASFAYTVYLRKRIISRPQESLSPTQKDLADLLTNKPWLILLGVGIMFGLFTVVRPSAASYYFKYYLERPDLISLYFLLTLLASLAAAVATGWLSNRFNKRTLMIAAFVLGAIFNGAIYFVPQENVTLMLVLATIGEFFAGMMPVLFFSMLGDTVDYSEWKNHRRATGLIYSAGTFINKTGHGFAGAMVLIVLALYGYDASVESAVTASVPAMVLLMTGIPVIIGILGTIFTLWYPLDDKTMKSIEQDLINRRLQNPAQ, encoded by the coding sequence ATGCACGACTCCACCGCCGGAGCCACCACAGGTGTTGCTCCTAAATTATCTCTGCGAGAAAAAATCGGTTATTCATTAGGTGATGCCGCCGCCAACTTCGTCTGGCGCAGCGGGTTTTTCATCCCCGTGTTTTACACCGATACTTTTGGAATCGCCGCCGCCCACGCCACGATTTTGATTTTGATTGTGCGCCTCTCTGACGGTCTTACCGACATCATGATGGGCTCCATTGCCGACCGCACCAAAACCAAACAAGGCAAATTCCGCCCCTGGATTTTATGGTCAACGCCGTTCCTCGCACTGTTCCTTGCATTGATCTTTACCACGCCCGATTTCAGTTACACCGGCAAATTGATTTACGCCTTCGTGATTTATTTCTGCCTGACGCTCGCCTACACCGCCAACAACGTACCCTATGGCGCACTCATGGGCGTGATGACCGATAGCGTGAAAGAGCGAGCAAGCTTATCGAGCTTCCGCTTTATTGGCGCATTTACCGGTGGATTACTGGTGATGACCAGCCTGCCAGAATTGGTAGAAATTCTTGGCAAAGGCAATGAGGCTGTTGGCTATCAACGCACCATGCTGATTTTTGCTGTATTGCTCATTGTGTTCCTGTTGATTACCTACAAGACCACCAAAGAGCGCATTGAGCCGCCCACACAGCTGCACGGCACGTTCTGGGAAGAGATGAAAGATCTGTTCGCCAATTTGCCAGTGATTTTGGTTCCGGTTTTCGGCATCAGCTTGTTTATTATCACGCTGGCAATGCAGGATTGGCCGGCGACTTACAAGTACATCGCCCTCGGTTTCATGCTGGCTTCATTCGCATATACCGTGTATTTGCGCAAACGTATTATCAGCCGCCCGCAAGAATCCTTGAGCCCGACCCAAAAAGATCTGGCCGATTTGCTCACCAACAAACCTTGGCTGATTCTGCTCGGCGTCGGCATTATGTTTGGCCTTTTCACCGTAGTTCGTCCAAGCGCCGCAAGCTATTACTTCAAGTATTACCTTGAGCGCCCGGATCTTATCAGCCTCTACTTCCTGCTCACCTTGCTCGCATCCCTGGCCGCAGCAGTAGCGACAGGCTGGCTCTCCAATCGCTTTAATAAACGCACACTCATGATCGCCGCCTTTGTGCTTGGCGCAATATTTAACGGAGCGATTTATTTTGTACCGCAAGAGAATGTGACGCTGATGCTGGTGCTGGCGACTATCGGCGAGTTTTTTGCCGGCATGATGCCCGTACTTTTCTTCAGTATGCTGGGCGACACCGTGGATTACTCCGAATGGAAAAATCACCGCCGTGCAACCGGCCTGATTTATTCCGCAGGTACTTTTATCAATAAAACCGGTCACGGTTTTGCCGGTGCAATGGTGCTGATTGTGTTGGCGCTCTATGGTTACGATGCCAGTGTTGAAAGTGCTGTTACCGCCTCCGTACCTGCCATGGTGTTATTGATGACCGGCATTCCGGTAATCATCGGTATTCTCGGCACTATCTTCACCCTGTGGTACCCGCTCGATGACAAAACCATGAAATCCATTGAGCAGGATCTGATTAATCGCCGCCTGCAAAACCCGGCGCAATAA
- a CDS encoding phosphoribosyltransferase, which translates to MDKYFISANELLLDSFKLAEQIFLSGFRPHFIVGVWRGGSPVGIAVQEFLEYAGVPTDHIAIRTSSYYGIDQQSKDIRVHGLDYIVNNVDADQSLLIVDDVFDSGRSIMAVIEEIKRKSRRNAPSIIKVACPWYKPTRNTTSITPDFYVHATDRWLVFPHELCGLTPQEILQGKGQEVAATLAQLKKG; encoded by the coding sequence ATGGATAAATATTTTATTAGCGCAAATGAATTGTTGTTGGATTCATTCAAGCTTGCGGAGCAAATTTTCCTCAGCGGCTTTCGCCCGCATTTTATTGTGGGTGTATGGCGCGGCGGTTCGCCAGTGGGCATTGCTGTGCAGGAATTCCTGGAGTATGCCGGTGTGCCGACCGACCATATCGCAATACGCACTTCGTCCTATTACGGTATTGATCAACAAAGCAAAGATATTCGTGTGCATGGGCTTGATTACATCGTCAACAATGTCGATGCCGACCAATCGCTGCTGATTGTCGATGACGTGTTTGACTCCGGCCGTTCGATCATGGCGGTGATAGAGGAGATCAAACGGAAATCCCGCCGCAATGCGCCCAGCATCATAAAAGTGGCATGCCCCTGGTATAAGCCAACGCGCAATACCACCAGTATTACGCCCGATTTTTATGTTCACGCAACCGACCGCTGGTTGGTTTTTCCGCACGAGTTATGCGGCCTGACCCCACAGGAAATTCTGCAAGGAAAAGGTCAGGAGGTGGCTGCGACCCTTGCGCAACTGAAAAAAGGATAA
- a CDS encoding SelT/SelW/SelH family protein — translation MADIPVADSLLAAPEAKNRVVIHYCNMCRWMLRSAWLAQELLSTFDGELDEVALHPGTGGIFHVWLNNELVWDRVRDGGFPEAKELKQRVRDVLCPDRSLGHSDGHKKSD, via the coding sequence ATGGCTGATATTCCTGTTGCTGACTCTTTATTGGCAGCTCCCGAGGCAAAAAACAGAGTGGTGATTCACTACTGCAATATGTGCCGCTGGATGCTGCGCTCGGCTTGGCTCGCGCAAGAGCTGCTCAGCACCTTTGACGGCGAGCTGGATGAGGTTGCGTTGCACCCGGGCACAGGCGGGATTTTCCATGTATGGCTCAATAATGAGCTGGTGTGGGACAGGGTTCGCGATGGCGGCTTTCCGGAAGCCAAGGAGCTCAAGCAGCGTGTGCGCGATGTGCTTTGCCCTGATCGATCCCTTGGTCATAGCGATGGCCATAAAAAATCTGACTGA
- a CDS encoding PilZ domain-containing protein: MRTYIRHPTSIPIQVCAGGDEASRVRVRNLSAGGLCFVTDKPVKVGTLVEFDIPVTKPDYHGSGVIVWRREQSSTQYEVGVRFTSDDEYFRTRMVEQVCQIEDYRQRLALKGRKLTSEEAALEWIERYSGNFDQHAMG; this comes from the coding sequence ATGCGTACTTATATCCGTCATCCCACGTCTATCCCTATTCAAGTTTGTGCAGGTGGTGATGAAGCATCGCGTGTGCGGGTGCGCAACCTGAGTGCGGGCGGTTTATGCTTTGTCACCGATAAACCGGTCAAAGTGGGGACTCTGGTGGAATTCGATATTCCCGTCACCAAGCCTGACTATCATGGCTCTGGTGTCATTGTGTGGCGACGCGAACAATCTTCAACCCAGTATGAAGTGGGAGTGCGCTTTACCAGCGACGATGAATACTTTCGTACACGTATGGTGGAGCAAGTGTGCCAGATAGAAGATTATCGCCAGCGCCTGGCATTAAAGGGGCGTAAGTTAACCAGTGAAGAGGCCGCACTGGAGTGGATCGAGCGTTACTCGGGTAATTTTGATCAGCATGCGATGGGTTAG
- a CDS encoding DUF418 domain-containing protein, translated as MESNQAPNVQPALTTQRIAALDTARGIAVLGILLINMYSFALPEVMRANPFLLVDASSLDRALWYVLHIFADTKFITMLSVVFGASLWLFAEHGAAGDARLVDQLQGRRLMWLLVFGLLHSYLLWDGDVLFTYAVCGWVVWHMRRYDTVLLLKISAGLFAIGALPNVVMTAFFPEVMNELMAYQTADEIAAEVEHYQQGWGAIALERIGTAVGLQLGVLVTGWSTIALMLVGIVLARCGLLTLQVSADHYRRLIALTGVPGLLLIAIGLYKSIHYGFAAGYVYTYGYELHFWGSSLLGIAYVLMVMLWCRAAGGSFFARVLAAVGRMSLSVYIMQSLICTLLFYGYGLGWYGQLSLSQVVLVTLLIWSFQCMFACWWLARFRYGPLEWLWHRLVYRAE; from the coding sequence ATGGAAAGTAACCAAGCCCCCAATGTACAGCCTGCGCTTACAACGCAGCGCATCGCTGCTCTTGATACTGCTCGCGGCATCGCGGTGCTCGGTATCTTGCTTATCAATATGTATTCATTTGCCCTGCCGGAAGTGATGCGTGCCAATCCATTTTTGCTGGTGGACGCGAGTAGCCTGGATCGCGCGCTCTGGTATGTGCTGCATATCTTTGCCGACACTAAATTTATCACCATGCTCAGCGTGGTGTTTGGTGCGAGTCTTTGGCTTTTTGCTGAGCATGGCGCCGCGGGGGATGCGCGGCTTGTTGATCAATTACAGGGGCGTCGGCTCATGTGGTTGCTGGTGTTCGGTTTGCTGCATAGCTATTTGCTGTGGGACGGCGATGTGTTGTTTACCTATGCTGTGTGTGGCTGGGTGGTCTGGCATATGCGTCGCTATGACACTGTGTTGCTGCTCAAAATAAGTGCCGGTCTGTTCGCAATCGGTGCGCTGCCCAATGTGGTGATGACTGCTTTTTTTCCTGAGGTGATGAATGAGCTGATGGCTTACCAAACGGCAGATGAAATCGCCGCAGAGGTTGAGCACTATCAACAGGGTTGGGGGGCAATTGCGCTTGAACGGATTGGAACGGCAGTTGGGCTGCAGCTGGGTGTGCTTGTGACGGGGTGGTCAACCATCGCGCTGATGTTGGTGGGGATAGTGTTGGCGCGTTGCGGATTGCTAACCCTGCAAGTGAGTGCTGATCACTATCGCCGGTTAATCGCACTAACCGGCGTGCCGGGGTTGTTGCTGATTGCGATTGGGTTGTACAAAAGCATCCACTATGGGTTTGCCGCTGGTTATGTCTACACCTATGGTTATGAGCTCCATTTTTGGGGTAGTAGTTTGCTGGGCATTGCGTATGTGCTGATGGTGATGCTGTGGTGTCGCGCGGCAGGTGGATCATTTTTCGCGCGAGTCCTTGCGGCTGTGGGACGTATGTCGCTGAGCGTCTACATCATGCAATCGCTGATTTGTACGCTGCTATTTTATGGCTATGGGCTGGGGTGGTATGGCCAATTATCGCTTTCACAAGTGGTGCTAGTCACTCTGCTTATCTGGTCGTTCCAGTGTATGTTCGCCTGCTGGTGGCTCGCACGCTTCCGGTATGGCCCGCTTGAGTGGTTGTGGCATCGCTTGGTGTATCGCGCTGAATAA
- a CDS encoding FHA domain-containing protein codes for MLKLHFKDNRRPPLWVVEKLFSIGSSADNHLVIDDKDIDPVHAKVIQENTRYLLKDNNSTSGCFVNGQRITQKEILPGDIIKIGSAEIIVLDPRSLPDKTKEPAAAPWRLVSDSSWLAGKHFMLMPERATVIGRGNQCDIVIPGTHLSRRHVEISVEGNHLRIKDLGSANGTYLNELRVDNATANNGDRLRLDVYSFRIVAPDLEENKTRIRKPIDELSKPIERKLPSSEPKRWKTRPTSPGNRIEPDTQRSRRTTWLILAAATLAVAAIAAFLLW; via the coding sequence ATGCTTAAACTTCATTTTAAGGACAATCGACGCCCACCCTTGTGGGTTGTTGAAAAACTGTTCTCGATTGGCAGCTCCGCAGACAATCATCTGGTTATCGACGATAAAGACATAGACCCCGTACACGCCAAGGTCATCCAGGAAAACACCCGTTACTTACTCAAGGACAACAACAGCACCAGCGGCTGCTTTGTGAACGGCCAGCGCATCACCCAGAAAGAAATCCTGCCCGGCGATATTATCAAAATCGGCAGCGCCGAAATCATTGTACTCGACCCCCGCAGCCTACCCGATAAAACCAAAGAACCTGCCGCTGCCCCCTGGCGGCTTGTCTCCGATAGCAGCTGGCTGGCGGGCAAACACTTCATGCTGATGCCCGAGCGCGCAACGGTGATCGGGCGCGGCAACCAGTGCGATATCGTTATTCCAGGCACACATTTGTCGCGCCGCCATGTGGAAATCAGTGTTGAGGGTAACCATCTGCGCATTAAAGACCTTGGTTCAGCTAACGGCACCTACCTGAATGAATTGCGGGTCGATAACGCCACCGCCAATAACGGCGATCGTTTGCGACTGGATGTTTATAGTTTCCGCATTGTTGCGCCCGATCTGGAAGAAAATAAAACCCGCATCCGCAAACCGATTGATGAACTGAGCAAACCCATCGAGCGCAAGCTGCCCAGCAGCGAACCCAAGCGCTGGAAAACACGCCCGACATCACCGGGCAACCGCATTGAGCCCGATACCCAACGAAGCCGCCGCACCACCTGGTTAATCCTTGCTGCAGCGACCCTCGCAGTGGCTGCTATCGCTGCCTTTTTGTTGTGGTAG